From the genome of Prunus persica cultivar Lovell chromosome G8, Prunus_persica_NCBIv2, whole genome shotgun sequence:
agAAACAATTTCTCTAGATCCGAAAGATTCAACATAAATATGGGCTGCCAAATTCACAATAATGTGCTTGGTTCCAATTAAAGTAGAAGAGAAAAGggaagggggaaaaaaaaaaaaaaaggtttggaAGCTACTTGCTTAGAAGGTAGAGGCATCCCCATTCCCCACAAGTATAATCTGAATTTGTAGTATGGTGCATGAGCATCCCACTCCAGGAGCAAATATCTATAAAAGTCACCTCCAAAAATAGAGAAACATTCTGGACCAGAACACAAAGGTAATAGtcaaatattaatttgtgTTCAAGAGCCTCAATGTCAATAATACAATACTGGGATTTCTTAAAACTACCAACCTCAagaataattttctttctggATATAAAAATGCATTCAGAATAAAAAGCAACCTTTCTACAAACTATCAATCTTGCTTCACTTGGCAAGATCACATAGGGAAGTCCGGAGCAGAGTTGCAAAATACTGATGGGATAGTAATTCTGGTTTTACTTTGCAAATCTTGCTGAGAGAGAGGCCTTTGGATGTAGCATGGATACTAATAACACTATGACTTGGCCTCAATAGTCAATACCATAGGTACTTCACTCTTCTTCATCCAAGAAAGAATATGTGTCATCAACATAGCCCTCTTCTTTCATAATTGCTGTCAAATACTTTAAAGTTGCAATGATTTCACCAGCATTTGGATGAGACTTATCACCTGCAACAAACAAATTTGTTCTTTGTCCCACCACAATCCAACTACATCCGGGAACCTTTGTcactcctttttctttcattgcTCTCCTCAAAGAGCTAGCCTCATTCCAGTTTCCTGATGCAGCATGTATATTAGAAAGCAAGACATATGGTGAAGAATTTTGCGGTTCTAACTGAATTAGTTTCTCAGCTGCACGTTGTCCCCTTATGTCATCTCCATGTAATCTGCAAGCACCAAGTAATGTAGCCCAAATCATAGCATTTGGATCAAAACCTAGTCTGTCAATAAATTCCTCGGCTTCTTTAAGGAATCCCCATCGGCCTAGAAGATCAACCATGCAGGCAACATGATCAAACCTGGGTTGGATATTATACTCATTAACCATAGAATCATATATCTGACGGCCTTCAGTTACCTTCCCTGCATGACTACATGCAGTGAGGACACCGAGGAATGTGACGTCGTCAGGCAAAAGAAGAGATTGTCTCATCTCATCAAAGATCTTCAATGCACATTCTGCATAACCATTTTTAGCAAATCCAACTATCATTGAGTTCCAAGAAATGACACCATTTTTAGCACCCATTTCTTCAAAAACTTTCACAGAACTTCTCACATCCCCACATTTAGCATACATGTCTACGAGGGCACTACATGTTAACTCATCCAGATCAAAACCAGTATGAAAAATGAGGGAATGGATCTCTCTACCATTTTTCAAAGAAGACATGACAGCACATGCTCGAAGAACACTAGCAAATGTTGCTTGGTCGGGTAGGGCATTATCACTACGCATTTCTTGATACAACTGTAGCGCTTCATCGCTACAATCATTTTGACTGAGTCCTGAAATCATAGCGGTCCATAATACTTTGCTTTTTGGCTTTGGGAACTCTGAGAAAAGAATGGTTGCATCTATTTTGCTTTGGGAATTTATGTACATACCCAAGAGAGAGACACCCAAGAAGTCGCCATCATACAAAAGCCCTTTCTTTAGTACTATGCAGTGGATTTGCCTTCCCAGTGTTAACATTACAGGTCCACTACACGCATCTAAAAGGCTTGAAAAAGTTATTTCAGTCGGGTTCAATCCTACTTCATGTATCTCACGAAACAAGTTCACTGCTTCTTCCAAGTTGGTATGAGCAAACCCAGCAATTAGAGCATTCATGGAGACCACACTCCGGTGGGGCATATAATAGAGAGCTTTATGCGCATCCCCAATGACACCACATTTGGAATACATGTCAATAAGGGAGCTCCCAGAATAAAGGCTCGTTTCCAGACCATTTTTAACTGAGAGACAATGGACTTGTTTTCCCATCTCCAGTGCTTGAACATTTGCACAAGCACTTAGTATACTGGCCAAGGACACTTCATCAGGCACAATTCCATGTGAATTCATTCTTCGGAACATATTAAAAGCCTCATCCTCGTCTTCTTCCTGAACATACCCAACTATAATTGCATTCCAAGAAATATTGTCTCTATTTTTTATGAGCTCAAATTGTTTCCTTGCTTCCTTCAGAGCCCCTGATTTAGCATACATATCAACCAATGCATTTCCCACATATAAATTTGATGCAAATTGGTTCTTGATGATATGTGAATGTAACTGGCAACCCATTTCTAGATATTCCAAGGAAGCACAGGCACTAAGAATGCTAGTATAGGTAAATTCATCAGGGTGAAGACCACATTCCTTCATATTGGAAAACAAATCTATGACTTCACACGCATGCCCATTCTGTGCATAACCCCCAAGCATCGTATTCCACAAGACAACATTTTTGTCTGATAGATAATCAAATGTTTTCTTTGCAGCATCAATTTTCTCACATTTGGCATACATATTGATTAATGAACTGCCAACATAAAAGTTAGAATCTAACCCTTGTTTTATTGCCATAGCATGAACTAGCAAGCCAGAGTCTAGAGCAGCTAAACTAGCAATTGCGCTTAAAACACTTCCTAGTGTGGATCTTGACGGTTTTTCACCAGCTTTCCTCATTCTCAGGAAAAAGTTAACCGCTTCCTCCTCATAGCCTCTCTTGGCATGCCCAGAAATCATCACATTCCATGCTACAACATTTGGACTGGGCATCTGGGAAAACAATTCACATGCATCACCTAGTCTTCCTAGACCAACGCATGCATTTATGGCAGTCACAAATGCCACCTGGTCCAGAAAACCACCAACTCTCTGCATCCCCTTGAATACTTTAAGTGCCTCCTCAAGCAAACCAACTTGAACATACCCTGAAATCATTGCTGTCCAAGCAACCGTATCCAACTCCATCACTCCATCAAATATCCGTCGAGCATCACTTAAACAACTGCACTTGGCATACATATCAATAAGTGCACCTTCACAAAATGAACTCAACTCAAACCCCATCTTAATAACACCACAATGAACTTGTCTACCATACTTAATATCCACCAATCTTGAACAAGCAGACAAAACCATCGCGAAAGTGAACTCATTTGGTAAAACCCTGCAATTCCACATGGAACCAAATGAGTTAATAACCTGTTCCAAC
Proteins encoded in this window:
- the LOC18768381 gene encoding pentatricopeptide repeat-containing protein At3g09040, mitochondrial; translated protein: MRLRPPSKTLHSFHQKHSLSTIPSKSIYPDGALGPLYTHLLQICIQQCKNIKTHKVFDEMPERLLAQASRTCETVHAQSLKFGVGSKGFLGNAIVGFYAKCGNVGFAEKAFNCLENKDVFAWNSVLSMYSSKGLLEQVINSFGSMWNCRVLPNEFTFAMVLSACSRLVDIKYGRQVHCGVIKMGFELSSFCEGALIDMYAKCSCLSDARRIFDGVMELDTVAWTAMISGYVQVGLLEEALKVFKGMQRVGGFLDQVAFVTAINACVGLGRLGDACELFSQMPSPNVVAWNVMISGHAKRGYEEEAVNFFLRMRKAGEKPSRSTLGSVLSAIASLAALDSGLLVHAMAIKQGLDSNFYVGSSLINMYAKCEKIDAAKKTFDYLSDKNVVLWNTMLGGYAQNGHACEVIDLFSNMKECGLHPDEFTYTSILSACASLEYLEMGCQLHSHIIKNQFASNLYVGNALVDMYAKSGALKEARKQFELIKNRDNISWNAIIVGYVQEEDEDEAFNMFRRMNSHGIVPDEVSLASILSACANVQALEMGKQVHCLSVKNGLETSLYSGSSLIDMYSKCGVIGDAHKALYYMPHRSVVSMNALIAGFAHTNLEEAVNLFREIHEVGLNPTEITFSSLLDACSGPVMLTLGRQIHCIVLKKGLLYDGDFLGVSLLGMYINSQSKIDATILFSEFPKPKSKVLWTAMISGLSQNDCSDEALQLYQEMRSDNALPDQATFASVLRACAVMSSLKNGREIHSLIFHTGFDLDELTCSALVDMYAKCGDVRSSVKVFEEMGAKNGVISWNSMIVGFAKNGYAECALKIFDEMRQSLLLPDDVTFLGVLTACSHAGKVTEGRQIYDSMVNEYNIQPRFDHVACMVDLLGRWGFLKEAEEFIDRLGFDPNAMIWATLLGACRLHGDDIRGQRAAEKLIQLEPQNSSPYVLLSNIHAASGNWNEASSLRRAMKEKGVTKVPGCSWIVVGQRTNLFVAGDKSHPNAGEIIATLKYLTAIMKEEGYVDDTYSFLDEEE